The window TTCGCTACTTCTTTTTCAGAGTGATGTAGGTTTCAGTGTGCATTAGGGATGAATGTTACTTTGTGATTATCATTTGTTGATGCGCCAGTAGACAACATAATGAAACTGTACATGTGCTAGTGTTGGTTGGagttttgttactgtttttcaGAGATGAATACTTGATGGAGTGAAGCAGTGTGGTGTGTTACTGCATGCTCACCTGGTGATTGGGTTTACAGAtctattatttaaaattaagAAATAGCCATTCTAAGAGCCATGTGTCAATAAATACCATTTTAGCCTTTGTAAAGCATCACTTAGAAACACATCTGATATTTTCAAGGTCATCAGTGTAGTAGATGAGTGATTGTGAATTGAATGAACATTTCTAAATGCAACGCATCCATGCAATGGTTTTTTAATACAGTTAATTTGGTTAATAAGCATTGATGACTTCACATAGATCAGACTCCCTGTAGAGGGCAGGAATGATCACCATTGCCAAAAGTCATTgggtgctgttgccatggtaactgaGTGCAGCTgacagcaaaaaacaacaaacaagtaaaaaaaaaaaaaaaacaaataagatgtAGGTGTTCTCCTGAACATACTGGCCctgcctgttgttgtttttgatacatgaaactgcttgtttttaactgtaaatgaaaagtTGAGGCTTAAAATGTGGTAACGAAATGTCATTAACTGCAATAACATAAAATGCTTAAATGAGGAAAAAGGACCTCTTCAGATTGAGGGCTATTAGGTGTGTATGATGGTGTAAAAGAATGAATGTTAGGAAAGTGTCGTAAAAGAAATgcctgtaaatgtgtgtaaacaCTGCCTGTGACCTTTAGGGCAggtgtgtttttcctttacttGGCCTCTTCACACTCTGAAGCATGTTTAGAACCACACAACTAACCTTTCTTCACCTGGTTATTTTGTCACCATGATCTCCAATTCTTCAGTGGTTCACCCAATGAAAGAACAAGCAGCATCAGTTCAGGCCTAACTACTCTTctatttccttttctctttctctctgtctatctaCTCCTTGTCACTTGTACACTCcagttttgcagttttgctTTGACACACTTTTCATTGTGTATATCTTAGAAAGCAGAGTGGACCTTTGATTGAAGCCATAGGCATCAACACTGAACATGTTTCATCAAGATCTCATTGACAAATGAGGGCTATAACTGTTTGTCTTGACTGTTCAACGCAttcgtctgtctctctgcttctttctctgaCATCATTGCATATCTTCTCTTTACCTTGATGTGAGCAATTATGTAAAAAGTACATGTTTGGATTAATGAGAATATGGCGCCTTTACAtgttttgaaaacattaaacttGAATTATGAGAACATGAGTGCACTTGTGTCAAATTCATTTATGTTTGCCCTGTGACTTGGCTCCTCATGGTCATGTCTTACTTCCTTAATTTCAAGATTgactaaaaataacaaaatgtacTGATTTCCACACTTGCACTGTCTaataacattttacagaaaactGTGTCAATGTGTCTCCCTTTTTGTAATTACTCTGCCACTGgctgcattcattttttaatgtcttgTTAATTAATGAGAATGATAAAAATGGGTTTCATGTTTGCTGCATCACTGACTTCAGTAATGAGCCGTCCCCACGGACCTCACCTTCCTCATTGCACTGAGTTTTCCCCTCAGGTactgtcagtgctgctgtagGTAAGTTCAAGTCAGGTCAGTCAGGTCTCTGTATGTAGGCAGAGAAAGGCAGTCCTGTTGATTTCTGAAAGAGAGGATCGAAAGTGGCACTCTTGGCTGGAACCACAGTTGTCAAGAAATACTGTTACCTGATTAATACTCAGCATCTCAAATTTCTCAGAAATAACAAGCAGGAAGTTTAATAAGATCCAGCTTTTACAGAAGCCAGGTAAGCCTTGAATTGCCTGTTACTGCTGTAATTATGAGTATAATCAGATTAACAGTGGAAATAAATTCCATAGCTATGTATAATTTGGTCAGGAGGTGAAGtaaagagaagagcagagccCTGAGGTACacagtattttacacacacacacacacacacacatatatatatatatatatatatatacattacaTATTGATGAAATATGCCATAGAGGTTCAACTGATAAATTAAGTCCTGTTGTTACTGTAGTTCCTATGGCTTCAAGACTTGGGATTTATTGTACCCTGCTGGTTTACTGTTTTCAATGGTCAAAAACGTCTTCATTGGAAGATGAGCTCATATGTGCCTTTGCATCCTCTCATGGTCCACTTGTGTGTATCACACTGTTCCATCAGATCTATCTAGGTTTTATCTTTAGCAGTATTATAAGAGGTGCTGTATCATGGACTGCCAGTATTCTGTCTCCTCTGGTGAATGATTCTCATCAATGTACATGTCCATCTTGGTCCATACAGAATTCCTGTCTTGACACCAGGGTTAATTTCTTATTCTCAGTGTAATGCTTGTTTAGTGGACCACCATTCACATTGTCAgccttttaaaaatgatttatattGATATTAATTCTTTCAGCTTAATTTTTGAGAGAATTCCAGTCATccagtttggattttatttcctGTGGGGTTAAGGTTAATATGTTCCACTGGAAAGCAAATGTTCTTTGCTGAAATAGTATTACTTTTTTCTGATCAGTGTCATCTGTCTGTAATGAATAATTGCAGTGATCATATATGTCTCTATAACTCACTATGTTCTTGTTATCACAGACTAGTCCACAGATCAGATTGTTAGTTTGGTTTGTTCGTGCAATTTGCCATTCTAACCACTAGATAGCAGCATTTACCCGTATAACACGACACTAACTCTGCCACAGGCTCCGCCTCCCCAGTGACGTTTGTATACGGAAGCAAAAACAGCGTGTTCGGTCTTCACGTTGCCTCTatcatttaaatgtcatttaaagaCTACCTCTCTTGCGGCTGGTTGTGTCCTCTTCATCACGCTGACACATGTCTGCTCCACCTGCAGAAGACCTGGTCAGACAGTGGGAAAGGTCAGACATTACTTTGTTATTTGTATACCGGAATTATACTCAGCATAACACTATCACTATCAATGGCACTTAGCTCCAACAGTGTAGCCACTTATTTTCCACTTACTTATTATTTGCTAACGTGAAATAGGAGCTTGTTGAATAACAAACCAGGGTCCAGAAGGTACTGACAGATGTTACTACATTTGTCTGTGTCCCTGTGTCCCCTGTGTTGTAACTCTGTCTGCCAGCAGCCCTGGGCCTGTGCCACCACTCCTCCTCAGCAGCCATTGATTTGTGAGTTTGTAATGACAAGGCCAGTGATAACACCATGATTCTGTATTATGTCCTTATGCTGCCTGTCATCTCCAgctcagatttgtgtgtgtgctcacacaAGCCCCGTGGAGCTGTGAAAGTCCAGCTGGGAGatgtatcatcagtgtgtgaaccTTGAGCCTGGTTTATCTCACAGATTGTTCATTCTCAGTCCAGATATAActaaacttgttttttgtttgttttttaaatcaacaatcACAAAGTCTACTTCATAATCTCTGGTCTCAAAGTAGAGCGGTCAAACTTTTGCACAGAAGAAACCTTAGACCTTAAACCAACTGTAGGAAAGTTTTGACCAATCATCAGCCAAACACAGTTTTCTTAgaattaagtgttttttttttcttttaagttttaaattGTATCTTCTGCAAATTCTGTCTCTACATTCAGGTGTAGAGCCAGGTATGCAGTTCTGATGAATAAAATACTTCATGCTTTTTATTGATGAGTAGTTATATCATAAAGCCCTTCTCATGTATATCAAAACTATTACAGATGACATGACTTTGGTGTCTTGAATGGTGGCtacagtcttgtttttcttattgatGAAAATCTACATGtagtgtgttttacagtgtaatataaTTGAATAATAGCTCTGTTGTTGACTTTTACTAATATTACAGACATAAACAAATCTCAAGAGTGTTTTTAGCAcgtatgtgtatttgtatctgtttgtgttatgtGGGTGAAAGCTTAGTAATCTGCTCTTTGTGCAGTGAGCAGGCCCGTCTGAGACagcaggtggtggaggaggacacTGAGGACTGGCAGAGGAGTCCAGACTTCTCTGGCCTGGAGAGAGTTGGTGGAGTGGACCTCTCCTTCATCAAAGGGGACGACGTCAACGCGTGCGCCCAGCTCGTGATACTAAGCTACCCCGACCTCGAGGTGAGCTGTCCACTCACTGCGTCCAATAATTACAGATGACCCTGGGGATCTGCGAGCTTTGTCGACCTTTAGTGGTGAAaaaggcaacagcagcagcagtaatgacAGAATGCATGTCTCTGGCAGTTTGTGTTTGGATAGTTGAATGCAAGGTCTCAGTAAGGGGTTTGCTAAGTTTGCTACTTTTTCATCACTCCTAACCTCATGGTGACAACAACAAGCTGACTTCAGCAAAGTAGTCATAGTTTTACTAAGGctgtctggctgctgctgaaatgattaCTAATGCCTCAACATCACTGATAATTTCTCCtgtgattttctgtttaattttgaACTTTAAGCAATGTCCAGATATACTGTCGAGTACCTGGGAGctgtttttattaaacacaTGTTAGAGTCTTTTCTCTCACAGGTTGTTACTTTAGGTCCATATCAAACTCATTACTTGATATTTTACAGGAATCACAACAGGGCACACAACTGTAAAGTCTGACATATCACACATTTATTTGTTCTACTCAGAGTCAGTTactctttttgtctgttcatTGGTGAGAAAACAGGTTACAACAAGAAAAGGCTTCTCACACCTACAGTTACCTGAACTGCTCTTAGGCAATTATTTACACAATGTACAATTTCACACACATGTAGATCAATCTAAGCAGGCACGGTCTGGTTGGGTGTCGGGAAAAAGGCAAAAGCGAATCCAGCCTCTCCAGAAAGCGTTTTAAAATCTCCGCCATCCACCCTGGTCCAATCAGCTGCTCCCCTCACAACTCAACTTCCTTAAAGCCAAATGACAGGAACAGGTGAAAACTGTGCCTCCTCTGATAACTGCAGTGGATTTTAATATCCTTTACCTATAAAGTGGTAGGTGTCTAATCTAAATGAAAAAGTAGATTTGTCGAGTATAGAAAACAATGGTAATACACACAAGAACTGCAGTTTAATGTACAAAACAACTCAAAGTCGAGTCTTGTTAAGCCAGCTGTTGTTATAGTGACCTTGGCAGTCTCAATTTTCAATATATTTACTTTTCTGTGTAGCCTTTCATAAGCACTCCTCTTTCctgctgtttatctgtgtattAATGAGGGCCACTGGCACACTTCCATTGTATAACCCATTATAATTAATGATATTTGTCAGTGTATGTTGTTGATACATGGATCCAACAAGGCTAATGAAATGTTGCTCAGAAATTCTGTCCAATAATGTGATTATGTTCCCTGCTTGCTTTCAATTTACTCTAACACTGCCACCTAAGGCCATTTATGACACAAAGTAATACTTGTAACATAATGCACAGTGTGTCTGtccactgctgctgatttaaTAGAAAAAAGGCAAATGTTTAGTACTTTTAAATAAACTAGCCTCAAACAGAGGCTTAACACTTTTAAACTGTAAATTAGAGTAAACATCCTTGTCAGCATGAACAGTCCTAGTTATTGAAATTCTTGGCAACAATACCAATACCACATACCAAGATGCCATGTTTCATCACTGCTGTTTTGTGGAGAGGGATGAAGGCCACTGCTGTCAAACATAAGTCACTGACATATCTTGAAAGGTACCTGACATTTCTGTCTATTGAGAAAACATCCTTGTGTCAAGGCTCTGTGGGCCTGTTGCCGTGCACAGTCCTGAGCTCTTGCATGTTTCATTTGTAGCTGCTGCTCAGAGCCTTtacaaaatatgtttgtgtCAAATGTTACAGCATTTGAGACCTTGGCACGTctcactgcagaaaaacattttcctaaCTGGTCAGAAAGTTGCTGAGCATCTCGAGCACCAAAGCATTGCAGCCTCTGGTCTCCAGAATCCTATTAATACTTAGTGCAGTAAGAAGGTCACCATTGGAGATATGGATAGTGGAGGATGGTGTTGCTTAAAATAGATTGGTACAAAGATAGAAAGGTTCAGAGGTGCATGATGCCTGTTGATGAATActaacttaaaaataaaagcttccGGATAGACTGAGAAAATTCCGTCATTTTAAGAAGCCAAGTCATAAACCTAACcagagtttcattttaaaatgtcagttcaaAGACTCTCAGTTGGAGAGCCTTAACCTTAACTATAtaacatgtttttcatatttaagtGAGAAATATTTGTTTGCTCTTGTCGGCATCttacaaaacacatgtacatactGACATACAACAGGGCTGTGGACTCAGTCAAGAGAAGGTCCATTTGGCAGTGCAGACAGATGAGCAAACAGATGATATCTGAGATTATCCTGATTGGATATTAAGACTGTATTACAGGAATAACATACAATGGCATACAGAGTCAGTGTTGTGAAATTTATTTgagtgataaataaataaataataaattaagattttaaatggaaataaattTGGTGTTAGGTACATACAGTAATGACTTGTTTAGTATTTGAAATACAGGACTTACATTTGACTTGGGTCTTAACTCAGGATATCATAGCCAAGACTTAAGCCTTAAGCCAAAGGGAATGCTTTGTCCACCTCCGTTGACTTGTACTATATTACCAAACAGGACATTTTCATTGAACTTCCAGCCTTATATGAGCATTTGCTAGCCAGAAGACTTTAGCCTGCTAAATCACGAGTGCACTTTACCAGTGGACACAGTCGTATCAATCTGGTGATCGGGTTATAAATTTACTTTCTGTAAATATCACTTTCTCATGGAGCAGTCCTCATCAAGTCCAACTGAACAAACAACTTTTTTATAGCGAAAATTCATGTCAAAAGAATCttaatctgaaagaaaaaaacaatataattaaACTTGTGCTGGCTAACTGTAGCTAAGgataaactgtgttttgatgGACCACACCTATTAGCATCACTGAACCTCAAAACTGATGTTGACATTAGCAGGTTACTTTTCATGTGGTTCAGTATGTTTCAGCTGACTAGCATAGTAGCTGACTAGCCCGCCCTGCTCCAGTGGATGTTTGTATGGTCGCTAGTTCAGTAAACTAAGATGCTTGTTATGCTgtagcaaacaaaaaacatgctatttgattcagtttaattttaaagctgcataaCCTTAATTTAAGTGTCCACTTATGAACACAGCAGGTAACTGAAATAGAATAACTTTGTCTGATGTTCAGAATATGTTCGCAGCCTTTAATCAACAAGAAGTAACAGATGTTTCATTTTGTGCCAGATGGGGGATGTTAGTGATCATCTTGCACagcttgtgtatgtgtctatggACTCGCCCTTATATATACACTGGGGGGCACACATTTGTCTGAAGCATGCAGCACCtgaaccctgatgatgtcactgtctTAGCTCCTTTTAGGACCACAGATTTCTGTATCCAAACCCAGTGTTATTATAGTGAGCTGACTGTTTGATCACAGCCTCTCAGCCACCATGCTGCcctgaaaaaaagtcataaacaAAATCTCGTGTCTGTCCCCCTCATGCCAGGTGCTGTATGAGGACAGTCAGATGGTGACCCTGACAGCCCCCTACATAGCTGGCTTCCTGGCCTTCAGAGAAACCCCCTTCCTCCTGGAAGCTCTGCAGCGGCTGCAGGAGAACCAGCCCACACTTCTCCCTCAGGTCAGCTTTTGCACACATACATTAGTGGAGTCATAACTAGTTGTTAGGTACTTGATATAGGTATTAGACCTGCTTTGGATCCTCTGTGTCACACCTGTTATTTGTTCCTCATGTGTGCTTTATATCAAGATACTTTGATATGGTCTTGAGTCGAGTTCTGGTGTGAGGCAAACCATTTCCTCATAGctgattctttattttttgcttttgcttgtGTTAAACCAGTGCCTAAGAGGCTACAGCTACATTAGCAGTGACTTGAACTCTTATTACATGTAAAATGTAGATTAAAGTATGACTTAATTTGGAGTAGTTCAAAATTTTGGGAAATGTacttatttgttatttttccaaGGGTGAGATGAGAAGATATTGTCCTGTCTGTGATTAAGCCTACTCAATAGACTCTATCCAAAAAATATGCAGAATTAAATCTTTAAAACTAACGAATTAGCACATTATCTAGCtgttcaacacaaacaggaatgtaaaaatgtcagtttgtgttgacaAATGTATCTGGCAACCTGTATTATAGCCAGAGGAACTGCACAGAAGTAGTGAGTGAAGGGGTAAATGGTTTGCTACATGATGTAGCACCCTTTAAAATATGGACAAAGTCAGGCTATCAGTTTCCCCCTGCCTCCAGTCTTATGCTAAGGTAAGTTATTATTAACTGTGACACCAGAGGAAATACCATGCTGTGTGCCATTGTATATCAGAGTGGTTCAGAGGCAATAAAAAGACCAGTCCATGTCAGACTTGAATCAgtctatttgtatttaattgtTGCCTCTGGTGGACCCAGGCTCAGTCATGCTTTGATGTCAATGCTAAAGGCAGCATGCAAAAATGCTTACACCTTAGAATTAGTTTTAGTAGTTATAACATACTACCTGCAAGCATGTTAACATTACATGCCAATATTATATTAGCATTTCAGTTTACAATGCTATTATTAATCTTAAATTACAGATGAGGCTGGGGATTTTGCTCATTTATTTTAGTGGTGTCTGGGATGAACTGTGGAGATGAGTGAGTGGAAATTTTGAattagtttttttaaatgagctACAAGTTAGCTACACACCCAACAACTTACTGATATTACTGGGCTTTTCAAAAACTGTAAACCGTACCTTACTTCATGcacattaaaatacactgaatacATTGCAGTTACTGTGACATagctcctctgttctctctgtctctcacatatACAGTTTTGCCCACCACATGTgcgtgcacacacgcacgcatgcacacacacacacacacacacacacacacacacacacacacagtcttaccTCTACCGCAGTCCCTTTATCTGCAACCTTTGAAGTTAGCTTTTCCTGTCACTTACAATTCACTGCAGGAAGAGAGTCTGTAGAGTGAGCTTCAGCTTCCAGAATTCACTGCTGTGTCAGAGCTGGAAGAGTTAGAATATCAGTTTGAGGATTTTGTCTCTCACTAACTTTAACTTTTGAAGCTCAGGATGAAGACACTGTTTTCTCACTCTTCATTTGACATTGTATGTAGTTGCAGTTATGACCAAAGAATGTCCATAAGCAATAAGGAGGGATAATAAGCATAAGAGGGGGCAAGTGTGTGATTGGCCGTAATTAACATTATTCATTACACCTGTACTTTCCCCTCTATGCCATGCCTGCTAGACAAAAccctggaaaaaaatgaatgttttaaaaatgaacaggtAACAGCTATAGCTTTGTTTGTGCTATAGatcagttaatttcagttgtgtgtttgctgtgtttcctTGTCAACAGGTGGTGTTTGTGGATGGGAATGGTCTCTTCCACTACAGAGGTAAGTCACACTGGTCTATACTGACCCAGGGAATGTTTCTGCAATATCTGTTCCTAATTTTTGATTTATGGAATTAGACATTAAAGGACTGGCCTATAATTGGAGTAGAAAAGCACTGGGTAATATGTGCATTACCCAGTCCCATAATAACTTTATGTGTGTTGGCTC is drawn from Lates calcarifer isolate ASB-BC8 unplaced genomic scaffold, TLL_Latcal_v3 _unitig_4449_quiver_2003, whole genome shotgun sequence and contains these coding sequences:
- the LOC108899631 gene encoding endonuclease V-like codes for the protein MSAPPAEDLVRQWESEQARLRQQVVEEDTEDWQRSPDFSGLERVGGVDLSFIKGDDVNACAQLVILSYPDLEVLYEDSQMVTLTAPYIAGFLAFRETPFLLEALQRLQENQPTLLPQVVFVDGNGLFHYREFGLACHLGVLSGLPCVGVAKNLLQVQGVYKSEEHQSQIAALQRGGDSFPLTAASGKVLGKALRSSDRSSKPVYVSVGHKISLDTAVRLTHSCCRYRVPEPIRQVHTHTH